From a single Bacillus pseudomycoides DSM 12442 genomic region:
- the fdhF gene encoding formate dehydrogenase subunit alpha, which produces MAEQTVRVTVDGKEFLSSGEKTILQLFNESNLEHPQICHVPEVDPIQTCDTCIVEVDGKLMRACSTKLENGMHIERQSARAKEAQTEAMDRILENHLLYCTVCDNNNGNCKVHNTVHMMGIEEQKYPYEPKVSAKEVDMTHPFYRYDPNQCIACGQCVEVCQNLQVNETLSIDWSLDRPRVIWDNGVSINDSSCVSCGQCVTVCPCNALMEKSMLGEAGFMTGLKPNVLDPMIDFVKDVEPGYSSILAVSEVESAMRATKINKTKTVCTFCGVGCSFEVWTKDRQILKVQPVSDAPVNGISTCVKGKFGWDFVNSEDRITKPLIRQGDMFVEASWEEALEVVASNMQHIKSEHGSDAFGFISSSKVTNEENYLMQKLARQIYGTNNVDNCSRYCQSPATDGLFKTVGMGGDAGTVKDIAEAGLVIVVGANPTEGHPVLATRVKRAHKLHEQKLIVADLRKHEMAERADLFVHPRQGTDYVWLAGVTKYIIDQDWHDKKFLDENVKNFDEYSKMLEKYTLDYTESITGISKDTLKEMARMVYEADGTCILWGMGVTQNTGGSTTSAAISNLLLVTGNYRRPGAGAYPLRGHNNVQGACDMATLPNWLPGYQAVSDDAMRAKFEKAYGTTIPKEPGLNNIAMLLAAEEGKLRGMYVMGEEMALVDSNANHVQHILANLDFLVVQDMFLSKTARFADVILPAAPSLEKEGTFTNTERRIQRLYEVMKPLGDSKPDWWILQKVARVLGGDWNYENPSEIMDEIASLAPLYSQATYDRLEGWNSLCWGSHDGSDTPLLYVDGFNFPDKKARLSLDEWVPPVVAPEDYDLLLNNGRMLEHFHEGNMTNKSVGILSKISEVFVEISPELATERNVKDGGLVELTSPFGKIKVQALITDRVTGNELYLPMHATVNEEAINILTGTATDLYTCTPAYKQTMVKMRVLREKGNRPLPASNPRDKKRHPQNGVEIQQKWQRKQYVSLVDQN; this is translated from the coding sequence ATGGCAGAACAAACGGTTCGTGTAACCGTAGATGGAAAGGAATTTCTTTCATCTGGTGAAAAGACGATACTGCAATTATTTAACGAAAGTAATTTAGAGCACCCACAAATTTGTCACGTACCAGAGGTTGATCCAATTCAAACTTGTGATACATGTATTGTAGAAGTGGATGGAAAATTAATGCGTGCTTGTTCAACGAAATTAGAAAATGGTATGCATATCGAAAGACAATCAGCGCGTGCAAAAGAAGCACAAACGGAAGCGATGGATCGAATATTAGAGAATCATTTATTGTATTGTACAGTATGTGATAATAATAACGGGAACTGTAAAGTCCATAATACGGTACATATGATGGGAATTGAAGAGCAGAAATATCCATATGAACCGAAAGTTAGTGCAAAAGAAGTGGATATGACTCATCCATTTTATCGTTACGATCCCAATCAATGTATTGCTTGTGGACAATGTGTAGAAGTATGTCAGAATTTACAAGTAAACGAAACATTATCGATTGATTGGAGTTTAGATCGTCCGCGTGTTATTTGGGATAATGGGGTGAGTATTAACGATTCCTCTTGTGTTAGTTGCGGACAATGTGTAACAGTTTGCCCTTGTAACGCATTAATGGAAAAATCTATGCTTGGGGAAGCTGGATTCATGACTGGATTGAAACCAAATGTTTTAGACCCAATGATTGATTTTGTAAAGGATGTAGAACCTGGATATAGTAGTATTTTAGCAGTTTCAGAAGTTGAATCTGCAATGCGTGCAACGAAGATTAATAAGACGAAAACAGTTTGTACATTTTGCGGTGTAGGCTGTTCGTTTGAAGTGTGGACGAAGGATCGTCAAATTTTAAAAGTACAACCTGTATCAGACGCACCAGTAAACGGAATTTCTACATGTGTGAAAGGAAAGTTCGGATGGGACTTTGTAAACAGTGAAGACCGTATTACGAAGCCTTTGATTCGTCAAGGGGATATGTTCGTTGAAGCATCATGGGAAGAAGCATTAGAAGTTGTTGCGTCCAATATGCAACATATTAAATCGGAACATGGTAGTGATGCATTTGGCTTTATCTCTTCTTCAAAAGTAACAAATGAAGAAAACTATTTAATGCAAAAGTTAGCTCGTCAAATATATGGAACAAATAATGTGGATAACTGTTCTCGTTACTGTCAATCGCCAGCAACAGATGGTTTATTTAAAACTGTTGGTATGGGCGGTGACGCTGGGACAGTGAAAGATATTGCTGAGGCAGGACTAGTCATTGTTGTCGGTGCAAACCCGACAGAGGGACATCCAGTACTTGCAACACGTGTAAAACGTGCTCACAAATTGCATGAACAAAAACTAATTGTAGCGGACCTTCGCAAACATGAAATGGCAGAGCGTGCTGATCTGTTTGTTCATCCGCGCCAAGGAACTGACTATGTATGGCTTGCTGGTGTAACAAAATATATTATTGATCAAGATTGGCATGATAAAAAATTCTTAGATGAAAATGTGAAGAATTTTGATGAATATAGCAAGATGTTAGAAAAATATACACTTGATTATACGGAAAGTATTACAGGTATTTCTAAAGATACATTAAAAGAAATGGCTCGTATGGTATATGAAGCAGATGGTACTTGTATACTTTGGGGTATGGGTGTTACACAAAATACAGGAGGAAGTACAACATCTGCAGCGATTTCAAACTTACTTCTTGTAACAGGTAACTATCGTCGCCCGGGTGCAGGTGCATATCCACTCCGCGGACATAATAATGTACAAGGTGCTTGTGATATGGCAACATTACCAAACTGGCTTCCAGGTTATCAAGCGGTATCGGATGATGCAATGCGTGCGAAATTTGAAAAAGCATATGGAACTACGATTCCGAAAGAGCCAGGGCTAAATAACATTGCGATGCTACTTGCAGCAGAAGAAGGAAAATTGCGTGGTATGTATGTTATGGGAGAAGAAATGGCTTTAGTAGATTCAAATGCAAATCATGTACAGCATATTTTAGCAAATCTTGATTTCCTTGTTGTTCAAGATATGTTCTTATCAAAAACAGCGCGCTTTGCGGATGTTATTTTACCAGCAGCACCAAGTTTAGAAAAAGAGGGAACATTTACAAATACAGAGCGCCGTATTCAACGTTTATATGAAGTTATGAAACCGCTTGGTGATTCTAAACCAGACTGGTGGATTTTACAAAAAGTAGCACGTGTACTTGGTGGGGATTGGAATTATGAGAACCCAAGTGAAATTATGGATGAAATTGCATCACTTGCGCCGCTCTATTCACAAGCAACATATGATCGTTTAGAAGGATGGAACAGTTTATGCTGGGGAAGTCATGACGGTAGTGATACACCGTTATTATATGTCGATGGTTTTAATTTCCCTGATAAAAAAGCCCGTCTTTCACTAGATGAATGGGTGCCGCCAGTTGTAGCGCCAGAAGACTACGATTTATTATTAAATAATGGTCGTATGTTAGAACATTTCCATGAAGGAAATATGACAAATAAATCAGTGGGGATTCTATCCAAAATTTCTGAGGTGTTTGTTGAGATTTCGCCTGAGCTTGCTACTGAGCGGAATGTGAAAGATGGTGGCCTTGTAGAACTGACATCACCGTTTGGGAAAATCAAAGTACAGGCACTTATTACAGATCGTGTGACTGGAAACGAGTTATATTTACCGATGCATGCGACAGTAAATGAAGAAGCGATTAATATTTTAACAGGAACAGCGACAGACCTATATACGTGTACACCGGCTTATAAACAAACGATGGTGAAAATGCGTGTACTACGTGAAAAAGGAAATCGTCCACTTCCTGCTTCAAACCCAAGAGATAAAAAGCGTCATCCGCAAAATGGTGTTGAAATTCAGCAGAAATGGCAGAGAAAGCAGTACGTATCACTTGTGGATCAGAACTAG
- a CDS encoding DUF1641 domain-containing protein: MAKEITLIQKKVITEAEKKQQLSDELLTQLAENREAVEETMQLLAQLQQAGILDAAISLLAAKEDVSKIAVEQLNREPVKNALNNMMGAGEALSSVDPEVTKQVTSSLVTGLQFATDELKKGKKTKVMDFFKVLKDPDINRAITFGFSFLKAFGQGLEKK; the protein is encoded by the coding sequence GTGGCAAAAGAAATTACATTGATTCAGAAAAAGGTCATTACAGAAGCAGAAAAGAAACAACAGTTATCAGATGAACTGCTAACCCAATTAGCTGAGAATCGTGAAGCGGTAGAAGAGACGATGCAATTGTTAGCACAGTTGCAACAAGCTGGCATATTAGATGCAGCAATTAGTTTGCTTGCTGCAAAAGAAGATGTTTCTAAAATTGCTGTTGAGCAATTAAATCGTGAACCGGTAAAAAATGCATTAAATAATATGATGGGGGCAGGAGAAGCGCTATCTTCTGTTGATCCAGAAGTAACAAAACAGGTGACATCGAGTTTAGTTACAGGATTACAATTTGCAACAGACGAATTAAAAAAGGGTAAGAAAACAAAGGTTATGGACTTCTTTAAAGTATTAAAAGACCCGGATATTAACAGAGCCATTACTTTTGGATTTAGCTTTTTAAAAGCATTTGGACAAGGATTAGAGAAAAAATAA